TTGAACATTATTGTTGGTCTTTGATGtacttgtattgtttgatttGAACGAATATGATATTTCTAGCTTACATGGCAATGCCACTAGGCCGTGGGATCCATATTTGTTAACGTGTACAGCCTGCAAAACTTAAATAGATAAGAAAGAGAACAACGCGAGGGAGAGAGTACGTGGGCCGCTAGCACTGCTAGCCTGCAGTACCGGCTTGTGTTGGTAGGGTCTGGCCTTGTCACGGGCAGGTGAAAGCCTATTTATACTTGCCCAAATTAAGCAAGGGTTAGCACGATCGCACAATGACGGTGCCAGTACCAGCCACCGACGAGCGAGAGCCGACCAACCCTTACAAGGTCGTCGCGAGGGCCGACCAACCGTTGCAAAAAGGTGGTGAGGGATGGTGGCCCTGGCAATGTACCAATTTTGACATAGCCAAATGGAGCGACCTTAGTCTATTAAATGTGTATTAGTCAAATAAATAGCGGGCTCGGGCCTTAGGCTAGGCCCTGGAAAAAGTAGTCGGCCCGATAGCCGGCCTGACGAAGCGTCAAAGTTAAAAACCTTTTCTTCATGGACAAACCAGAAGTACCTCGTTGGAACTTTAACATTGCGTATAAAGGAATCTCAAAGGAGTTCGTGTAGTTTTTATTATCTTGCAAGCACTGCCCTGACCTGTATTTGAAGTCCTCTCATGCTTTTCTTAAAATAAGCTCGTGACCTCTGGTTATAATTATGGAAGGCTAGATTTGCCAAACAGATGCTAGATCATCTAGAAGTTAAAAAGAATGTAGCCTGAACTCGCATTTGTTGACTAAATCAGACGCAATCAAGCTGCAATTAGATCAACCATTGAATCTACCAAATAACTTATGGACTCTCTTACGTGTTCTTTACACAGCCGAAGCTTCACTTCAGTTGTCGAAGATGAGAGATCGCAGGCCTTTTCTGTGAGGATTACATTTTATATGTGAAGGTGAATGCTTCTGCATATATAGCATCAACGACAGGTGATCAGAGTCAAAAGGCAACATGTCTGTCGTATCTACCGTCCCTACACTTTTTTTATAGCTCAAGAGTTTGAGGTTGCAAATGAAATGCATAACCAATTTGACCATGGGTCGCGCGGACTGTACCGATGATCGTGCTGATGAGATCATGCAATGCCACGCCTTCATCCGATACGCACATTGATCAGGTGTCAAGGCCCGAAAAAGCACTTCTTGAATCAAGACTTGAGAGACAAAATTCACCTTCTGGGCAAAGAAAGTTGACTATTCACAACGCAGGATTGGAGTTTGTACATTGTAGAGCACATCTAGTTTGGATCTGATTTATTCTCGGAAAGTCATGTTAGCGCGGTCGATCAGTGAAATCTATTGAAACCATTCCAGTTGAAGCCCTCTTGCGCCATGAGTCCGATGCCCCCTTCATATACTTCACGCCCATTGACCAGCTGAATCCAGTTCTGTTGGAGATGGCCAATGATCTTCGCATCTCTGAATCTCCAGAGAAAGAACGCACGAACTTAGATGAAGGTCATCTGATCAAGCGGGTCGTAAGCAAATTCAATATTTCAAAAGTACATGTAATTAAGCTCGAGACTATTTTACCTGGGATGATATTCTGCTCTCAAGATCTTCGGCTGGAATCTCGGGCCCTCGTCGAGCCCTTCGCAGATAATCTCCCCATTCTCGTCTCTGTAACAGATTATACCCTCGGCCCGATCCTCAAAAACCTGCAAGAAGCAATCAATGTCACGAAATAAGATCAGCTGTCGCGCGGTAAACAAAATTCGCAGGTGGACTGCACCTGCTACAAGTATTAAGCCCAATTCAGGCCAAATATAGCATCCGTTAGGATCCACATCTTCGCCTCTCAATCCTTACTCTACATCTAGCATCAAACTTGATATCAGGATAAAGGATGATCGGATCAACGCTTACAGGAACTGGACTTCCGTAACGTTTACACGAGCTTGATAAAATTCGTTTGGTTACCTGGTTTTTTAAGCTAGATCTGATCCGCATAGCAGGTGCTCTTCTGAGTGGGAGTTGACTATTCCCAAGCACCATGACTCTGTTCAAGGGCACCATGACTGGACCAGATTTACAAGCCATGATTCGAGGGGCCTTTAAGTTCGACAAAGCCATGGATTGCCGAAAAGGCACAAGTAATGATGGCAAGATGACTTTGAAGATGGAGCAGGAAGAGAAacgataaagaagaagaaggcctCGTTGTTGAGAAGGGTTTGTGGCTTGAAGCTTTGTGGGACTTTAAAAGTATGTTATTGCTTCTAAGTCTTCTTTATAGGTTGGCGCGTCTTGGTGTTAAAATACACGGAATATCCCAATCATGGCTGCATTATACGGCTATCTTATGCAGAGGAAGTGGGCCACGTTTGGCTTATCCAGTGACTGTCCCTGTTGATTTGTCAGTTTTTTATgccaattttttcttctctcggTTTATCTGTTGGTGGCGGATCAATTTCAGAATTCCCTTGGATGCCTGGGAGGCCTGACTGATCTCTGTTGCGAGATTTGACATTGCAGTCTCTTCATGGGGTTGCTAAGGGTTCCTGAAATCATTAAGATGGGTGGGATACGACATTACAGTCTCATCAATCTTCTGCAAGAAGTGATTCATTGCTGTTGGGTAAAAATTGACGTGAAGTGTTTATTCTTTTCAGCAACCCCCCCTGAAATCCTCCATCACTGAATCATGACAGGTTTGACTGGGGGAGGTAGAAAGATGATTTCTTCAGAAAGGAAAAAGCTTGAGGGCTGACGTGCAAGAAAAAGTGCAAATTCCACCGAGTGGTTTTTCAAGCTTAGAGTTACTGCTGGTGCGCATCAATCAACGAAAACTACTCTCGCATCTCGAATGGGTTCTCTATTATTGGCAGAAAGGAATAGATGCTTTTTCTGGTATGTCCCCAATCATTCAATTAGAGAACCATATTGAGGAAGAGAGCCGGATAGACCCGAAGATCACACGCTACTCTAGTCTCTGCCACCGCCAATCTCGTGCTTTGCTTGGAAAGCAAGGGGAGGCCATGAAAGTTGGTGGAACAAGGCacagaaaatggaggaaaattcagaaaaattcaaaaaatttataagaaaaaatatagGAAAGATTCAAAATATGAACATCTGCGATCTCTTATGCTTTGCTTGGGAGACAGGGGGGAGGCCATGAAAGTTGGCCGAGGGGCAtggaaaatggaggaaaatatagaaaaatccaaatttttttatatgagaGAAAAACGATGGGAAAGGTTCAAAATATAAACATTTGTAATCTCTAATGCTTTGCTGGGAGCCCATGAAAGTTGGAGTAAGGCATGGAAAATGGAGGAAGATATAGCAAAGATCCAAAAAATTTGtaagagaaaaaagattggaaagattcaaaatattatttcgCCCGGTAAACTTTCCCATCCCAAACAAAGCACTAAAAAACTGTTATGTGTGTAATGATGACCATTAAATCATAATATAGATAGATTTCAACTATCGTGACATCTAGTTTGAAATAGATATTACGATGATAAGCACTTAGGTTCATTAAGATACAAATTGGACCCTAATGAGAATAAAGGATGCCACCCTGTGCCCACACTCACTTATATTATTCCCTGTCATTTTCAATTGCTtacattttgtatttgtgctttTGTGTAAATAGGTTTTACCCCCCATTGACTTTTGCAAGCCCTTGACTAATGGAGGCTGGGTTTGTTATTTCTTGGACCTATTTTGAGCACTTAGACAACGAGATAATATTGTTATTAGTGATCATGCGTGGATGATTTGTCTTTGTGGCAGCCTCACTGTCACCGGTGACGCGACAATTCATCATGAGATGCGTTTTCTCATCTTTCTCTATGCAATAAATGGCCTTGACATCACCTGCTTCCTCATTGGTGGTCTTGGCTCTTAtcctttcgaaagaaaatgacaGAGGCgatcattaaattttaatttaatatatgataTTATTCATGAATTTGTAATTtctttaatataatttttgaatttttatctaaTATGTAATATTATCCCTTAATTTatatacatttttatataattttaagaACTACATCTTGAAGATTTAATGATAGTTCgagaatcatattgaataaattaaaatctatTCATGACATTGTAATTGGATTAAAGTTTAGAGACATCATTACATATTAAAtcgaaattcaaaaatcattcatgttattgtcttcattttcaaCTGTCTCGTTTGTTTTTCTTACTTTGTGTTCTCAAGATTGTAATGACACTACCCAAATGCCATTGACTTAGTGATCTCgttctttccttcttcactttttttcaatGGGACCTTCTACAAGTGGCATGAACTAGTCTATGTGCTCTTAGTAAATACTATCTCGTGTAGAAAGAGTTACAAATTCCTAGCACACCGGTAGGGTTAAGGTGTTAGTTCTCAGGCCACGCTCACATGATTATGAAATCCAGCCCATCATATAAAATACTGAAAACTATTCGGATCTAGGCGGGCCTGAGTCAGGCTCAATAAGGATGGGCTGGATTTCATAATCATGTGAGCGTGGCCAAGCCCATCTTAAGTGATCAATAGGCCCATTCCTCGAGCAAGCCCGTGGGCAACTAGATCCATCGCATGCATAAAGAGAACATCAAAGTCTAAATTGGATTAGTTTTGACCCATTTAGATTTCTTTTGTGGCCCACTGTGTTCTCTTGGTTTTAACTAGGACAGAACTGAGAGATGTGCAAGAAATAGAAGTGCGCCCCcaccccaccaaaaaaaaagccttCATTGTTTTATGGTGACAGCTAATCTATTTAGCTAATCTATTTATCTATCTATTATGATATTGCGTCGAACATTATTAGACGGTTTCATTGTTATGACAACTTGGCCTATTTAATAAGAGGCAATGTATAGGTAGCCCCTTGcgattaatttattatttgagcACGTCTTTGCTAAACTTAATTTTGATGGCCTGTGTCGCTTTTTTGTATGTAATGTGTCGACGCCGACTCCGACGCCTTTTTTCCTTTAATGTGTGATTCAATGCATTCCCGTGTTGTCTCGTTCACTAGACCTTTCGTGTCTTCACAACCACTCCCTAACCTTGTTTGGACCTTGGTGATATAAATAATGGTCATCTTCATTTGAGAAGACAAGAAAACTCGATGTAAACTAACGTAACTTGCACTTGTACCATTCGAGATTTCAAAAAGCCTACACTTTTGTTTATTTCCCTAGCGTGTAAAAACCCACAAAATCCAGGCCACTGTGTGCAATTCTGAATTTTGCACATAATAATTAGGCAATACTCTCGTGGCAAGGAAGTGCGTCTTAATATGTAATTCTCAAACCCATAAAATGCTCCGCTAACGTTGCAAGCCAAGTaagtaattaagaaaatttgCATGCTGCTTTCCTGGTGATACGTATAATTATTATTTAGGGGCACttagattaaaaatatatattttttgttaaaagattaacaatatttaattatttaaacttGCGGTGTGAAGAACTAAATCAGTATCGTGCGTCTCGCACACGACATACTCTTGTGAACTCTTCGGgcaaattttaatttagttaCGGTCGATAACTCTTCCTTATGTTTTTCATTAGCATATGTAATGCTCGGGACTTTTAAGGCTTATAAAATAACATGAAAGGTTGCGAGAGGAAAAGCTAAAACCTGAAGCCTAATATTGGCATTTTCACTTTATGGTTCTTTGATACCAGGTCAAAGGAAAGTAGAACTATTAACAGAGTCAGCATTTATTTGTCGGTCTCTTTGAAACGGGCATTCATAATGCGGTCCCAATGGTAATAATGGGTATTATGTCTTCGATATAAAAGATCTCATTTGTTAGATTCCGGCCGTCAATTCTTAAGTTAATTCTATTGTGGATCTAGGCATACcaattttttaaggaaaacatCTCATTTACCCTGGACttctataaaaatgaaaaaaataaagaaaatggagaaaactaagttaaataaattactaacataaataaatgaataacaataataacattagaaaataaaatattttcaattttgatgaatatatatatatatatatatatatatatatatatgtctaaTAAAACATTTCAATGAGAAGAAacacaaataagaaaaatgcaaaaacctaAACAGCCTAAAATGATTTATGGAGAAATGACTGACCAATAAAAGATATTAAGAAATATCACATTGGATTTCAGTTTATCATTTCCTTTCAATGAGTTCAATACCCTTTAAATATGCATAATGACAATCGCTTTGACCTTTATGGTTATTGCGAACattcttcttttgttgatttcttttgtttattctttatcttatttagtTCTTTTGAAGTAGCtataattatcaaattttaacatttttttttatttttaggactaTTATTgatacttatttttttattcatagtattttaattaatttaattttctccCGCTTTCCAAtagcttttcattttttgtgccCATCCGGGTAAAAGAGAAATTCCCTACAAAAAGcgagataaaaaaatatacttTTACCTTTCGAAAGTCGTGCATTATTCATGCTAGTggaaaaaattaacaaagagGAATGAAACTTCGGGATACCGCGTAACAGttaaaagtttggggtaaaagCAAATTACCCCCAAAGCTTGGTGGGGGTTCGCGTAATTTtcaatagaagaaaaagaaaaggatcgAGGGTAAATTTTGGAATCAGTGCATGTAAAATATGGAAGTAGAGGAAAAGCAAAGCTGTATCGGATAGAACAAATAAATTAGGCCGGAAAATCCAcgacaaaaaatcaatttatagaTTTCCCCCCCTTCCTCCCAAACGCAGTGGAGGGGCTGTCTCTGGTTCTCTGGTTCTGAGAGCCTTTTCCGCCTTCCaaagctctctccctctctctctctctcaaaagtcCTCCTTTTTCACGTTGAAGTACACTTTCGTCTCCATCCCTCGTCCGCTTCCTGCCCCGAACAGTACAATGACAAGATGTAACGGTGCGGATTTCAAACGACACAACAGCCCGAACAGAGAGCAGAACAGGCCTGGTAATGGCGCTACTCATCGGCAGCATGTGAGTCGTAGTTGAACAGCCTCTTGACCGCAATCCTGCAGTCAATCCCCCCccttccctccttccctccttccctcctttttccccctccctcctctgTCGTTCTCACGGCGCGCCTCCTTTGTGCCCCGAAACTGGAACAGCATATATAGTAGGGACCCAAACGGCAAGCCCGAGGCTACGGAAAAGATACATTCGTTCCTCCGCAAGACCCTTTGAGCAAAACGATGGATCTCGCGGCTCCCAAATGGTATTACCGTCAGGACCCATCGGAGTATTCATCTCATAGGGTAAAAGTTTGGAAATTCGGAAACTCCTTTCATTTTCTCGTGCTCCTGTTGTTTGTATCTCTGTTTCTGATGATGTAAATCTGTGGGGTTGTTCTCGTTCTCGATCGGGACTCGATAGGCATCGATGGACTACGGGAGGAGCTCAAGCAACAACCCTTTCGTGGACGTGGACACGTCGTTCCCTGACCCACTTTGCAAGCTTAACCTCAGGGAGACGTCCGAGTTCGTCAAGTCATTCCCTGTTGTGGGAACAATGAGCTGtaacaacagcagcagcaacagcagcaacCCAACAGAGGTCGAGGGCATTCTTGAGGTTTCAGCGCagaggaggagggatggcgtGAGCTCGGTCACGAGCAGGAGGACAGATACCACCGCTACTCTGCTTCAGGCTCCTTCAACCCCGGGGAGGCCTGTGTTCGGCTTCAGCGTGGGCAAAAACTTGTCCAGGAGGAGCTTCCCTTCCAAGTGGGATGATGCAGAGAAGTGGCTCATGAGCAGCTCTTCTTGCCACGGCTCGCCCGCGCATGCCCTGAAGCCGCTTGAGCCACCAAGAATATCCAGGCACTGCGATGGGTTCAGGCACAGCAACAGCAACGTCGAGGTCTTTGCGGAGAAGTCAAGGGTCACCGAGGAAGTAGTCTCAGTGGTCTCTCAGTTTCAGGGGTCTCAGTCTTTGGGCCATGAAATTCCAGCCGGAGCATTGAATGGGGTCTCACCTGCCTCCGCAGATGTACTCCTAAAAGGTGTAGTTTACTTCCTTCAAATAAACTTTAATGGAGACCTTTGACCCTTTTTGGCTTCTTTTACTTGAAACTGTTACATCTTGGGCTCCACTAGGGTCATCATCATCTTCCCTAACTCTTATTCGCCATTTTCGCGaccttttgttttcaatttctcGTTTCGTT
Above is a window of Eucalyptus grandis isolate ANBG69807.140 chromosome 9, ASM1654582v1, whole genome shotgun sequence DNA encoding:
- the LOC104419525 gene encoding uncharacterized protein LOC104419525 isoform X2 — its product is MALSNLKAPRIMACKSGPVMVPLNRVMVLGNSQLPLRRAPAMRIRSSLKNQVTKRILSSSCKRYGSPVPVFEDRAEGIICYRDENGEIICEGLDEGPRFQPKILRAEYHPRDAKIIGHLQQNWIQLVNGREVYEGGIGLMAQEGFNWNGFNRFH
- the LOC104419525 gene encoding uncharacterized protein LOC104419525 isoform X3 gives rise to the protein MALSNLKAPRIMACKSGPVMVPLNRVMVLGNSQLPLRRAPAMRIRSSLKNQVFEDRAEGIICYRDENGEIICEGLDEGPRFQPKILRAEYHPRFRDAKIIGHLQQNWIQLVNGREVYEGGIGLMAQEGFNWNGFNRFH
- the LOC104419525 gene encoding uncharacterized protein LOC104419525 isoform X1, with product MALSNLKAPRIMACKSGPVMVPLNRVMVLGNSQLPLRRAPAMRIRSSLKNQVTKRILSSSCKRYGSPVPVFEDRAEGIICYRDENGEIICEGLDEGPRFQPKILRAEYHPRFRDAKIIGHLQQNWIQLVNGREVYEGGIGLMAQEGFNWNGFNRFH
- the LOC104419525 gene encoding uncharacterized protein LOC104419525 isoform X4; translation: MALSNLKAPRIMACKSGPVMVPLNRVMVLGNSQLPLRRAPAMRIRSSLKNQVFEDRAEGIICYRDENGEIICEGLDEGPRFQPKILRAEYHPRDAKIIGHLQQNWIQLVNGREVYEGGIGLMAQEGFNWNGFNRFH